The window CAATACATAGCGACTGCGGATAAGTTTTTCTGATAAAAATTGTCCGTTTGCGGGTGGAACAATCGGATCATCTTTACCAGCCAAAATCAGGACAGGGGTTTCAATTGTCGGCAGCAGAACCTCCAGTTTTGGCAAGTCAGTTTTATAGGCCCTTACAAATTGCGCGGCGTCCTCAAACCGACGGCCCGTAGATCCCTTCCGAAAGTCTTCAATTATATCTGCCGGCGTCAGTTGCGCAGCATGGGTTAGGTAATCTTTAACAGCCTCTGCACCAATATCGACGAAAGCATCCTTAGGTGAGTATATCGCATCTTTCAATATGCCACCGGCCAAATCCAGCCTTGTTGCTGCACTCCCAAGAACTAAACTTTCGAATAACTCGTGTTTTTTTGCAGCGGCAAACAAAACCGCTGGAGTACCAACATCAGGTGCAACGACATGTGTCCGGGTAA is drawn from Mucilaginibacter ginsenosidivorax and contains these coding sequences:
- a CDS encoding alpha/beta fold hydrolase, whose amino-acid sequence is MSKESKIMLESDNIEVDGLSIRLIHHKKNDGIPILFTAPWPESIYSFYRILPRLVDSYSYVAVDLPGYGHSQSRADVMSPEAMGDFIITLLKQLGITRTHVVAPDVGTPAVLFAAAKKHELFESLVLGSAATRLDLAGGILKDAIYSPKDAFVDIGAEAVKDYLTHAAQLTPADIIEDFRKGSTGRRFEDAAQFVRAYKTDLPKLEVLLPTIETPVLILAGKDDPIVPPANGQFLSEKLIRSRYVLLDAYHRVWEEAFTSYTDELISWLAGGYRSI